A genomic window from Natrinema sp. HArc-T2 includes:
- a CDS encoding helix-turn-helix domain-containing protein → MRELLFELEYGDGVSPLMDVFIDYPTLSSDSIASCVRRDRLWCIERFVGPSAALDRIDTIRLEADAPGEEMTTTECDAIREHDPLERSSTTLVLYSALKRLHTCDSVVALAARHLDLGVVFQTQRRRNCHEWRLLMPSDENVDVFAEQVDAHLDDGIRFTINRLGSAEQLNYDSLATVSVPQEQRETLRAAIEHGYYETPRDITVSELADVLDIPQSTVSYRLRQAEARLAKGYLHRSDDEFRTHAVQNT, encoded by the coding sequence CTCGAGTACGGCGATGGTGTCAGCCCACTGATGGATGTGTTCATCGATTATCCCACGTTGTCGTCGGACTCGATCGCCAGCTGTGTCCGTCGGGATCGGCTGTGGTGTATCGAGCGGTTCGTTGGCCCCTCGGCGGCGCTCGATCGGATCGACACCATCAGGCTCGAGGCCGACGCGCCAGGCGAGGAGATGACGACGACGGAGTGTGATGCGATCCGCGAGCACGACCCCCTCGAACGGTCCTCGACGACGCTCGTCCTCTACTCGGCGCTGAAACGGCTGCATACCTGTGACTCGGTGGTGGCACTCGCAGCCAGACATCTCGATCTCGGCGTCGTCTTTCAGACACAGCGACGCCGGAACTGCCACGAGTGGCGCTTGCTCATGCCGTCGGACGAGAACGTCGACGTGTTCGCCGAACAGGTCGACGCACATCTCGACGATGGGATCCGGTTTACGATCAACCGCCTCGGCAGTGCCGAACAGTTGAACTACGACTCGCTGGCGACCGTCTCGGTGCCACAGGAACAACGGGAGACGCTCCGAGCCGCGATCGAACACGGCTACTACGAGACCCCACGGGACATCACCGTCAGCGAACTCGCGGACGTTCTCGACATTCCACAATCGACGGTCTCGTATCGGCTTCGGCAAGCCGAAGCCCGACTCGCCAAGGGCTATCTCCATCGCTCCGACGACGAGTTCCGAACACACGCCGTCCAGAACACGTGA
- a CDS encoding ABC transporter permease, with translation MNDRHTTERGRIRIVGFDDADANRSDDDASSDYDTDRTTPADSGASPTTTAATASTNRSTRRQPGRRLENAWRRFRRNRSAMAGLAVIVGMALLAVFARPIEISITEVTITLQPFSLAPYDPSATFVGPANAPPSPAHPFGTDWAGRDQFSRVLVGGRYTLSIGLVAVGLALCVGVPLGAIAGYFGGWIDEAIMRVVDVLYAFPFLVLAIAIVPILEPVPILGSGYWTVVVALAVTGWVGYARLLRGEVLSVREREYVTAARALGVPDRTIIRRHVVPNAVAPVVVQATLNVGTVVLTAAALGFLGLGLEPGSAEWGAMLAQGRSSLLRGDWHITVFPGLAIFLFVLAINLVGDGITDALEPDRNVSDDRRRMR, from the coding sequence ATGAACGACCGACACACCACCGAACGTGGCCGGATTCGAATCGTCGGCTTCGACGATGCCGATGCAAACCGATCGGACGACGACGCGAGTAGTGACTACGACACAGACCGCACGACGCCGGCGGATTCCGGTGCCAGCCCGACGACAACCGCGGCAACAGCGTCGACGAACCGATCGACGCGCCGTCAGCCGGGACGCCGCCTCGAGAACGCGTGGCGGCGGTTCCGTCGGAACCGGTCGGCGATGGCCGGATTGGCAGTGATCGTCGGCATGGCACTGCTCGCGGTCTTCGCCCGACCGATCGAGATTTCGATCACCGAGGTGACGATCACGCTCCAGCCGTTCTCGCTTGCACCCTACGATCCGTCCGCGACGTTCGTCGGGCCGGCGAACGCGCCGCCCTCGCCGGCACATCCGTTCGGAACCGACTGGGCGGGCCGCGATCAGTTCTCGCGGGTGCTCGTCGGCGGCAGGTATACGCTCAGCATCGGGCTCGTCGCCGTCGGACTGGCGCTCTGTGTCGGCGTTCCGCTCGGGGCGATCGCCGGCTATTTCGGCGGCTGGATCGATGAGGCGATCATGCGGGTCGTCGACGTGCTCTACGCCTTCCCGTTTCTTGTGCTCGCGATCGCGATCGTTCCGATCCTCGAGCCGGTGCCGATCCTCGGGAGCGGCTACTGGACGGTGGTGGTGGCACTCGCCGTCACTGGCTGGGTGGGTTACGCCCGGCTGTTGCGTGGCGAAGTCCTCTCGGTGCGCGAACGCGAGTACGTCACCGCCGCGCGGGCGCTCGGCGTCCCCGATCGGACGATCATCCGGCGACACGTCGTGCCGAACGCCGTCGCGCCCGTCGTCGTCCAGGCGACGCTCAACGTCGGCACGGTCGTGCTCACCGCGGCGGCGCTTGGCTTTCTTGGCCTCGGCCTCGAGCCCGGCAGCGCCGAATGGGGGGCGATGCTCGCACAGGGCCGCAGCTCGCTGCTGCGCGGCGACTGGCACATCACTGTCTTCCCCGGGCTTGCGATCTTCCTGTTCGTCCTGGCGATCAACCTCGTCGGCGACGGCATCACCGACGCACTCGAGCCCGACCGAAACGTCAGCGACGATCGGAGGCGGATGCGCTGA
- the hpt gene encoding hypoxanthine/guanine phosphoribosyltransferase: protein MDQLKQSLLDAPIIEKNGYHYFVHPISDGLPKLEPGLLREIVIRIIRKAELENVDRIVTPAAMGIHISTAVSLMTDIPLTVIRKREYGLEDEVAISQQTGYSENEMYINDVREGERVLVIDDVLSTGGTLAAVLTALDDIGAEVIDTVAVIKKVGGENKVDDAGYDVKTLINVDVVDGEVVIIDEEGDS, encoded by the coding sequence ATGGATCAGCTCAAGCAGTCCCTCCTCGATGCGCCGATTATCGAGAAGAACGGCTATCACTACTTCGTCCATCCGATCAGCGACGGGCTCCCCAAACTCGAGCCGGGCCTGCTGCGCGAGATCGTCATCCGGATCATCCGCAAGGCCGAGCTCGAGAACGTCGATCGGATCGTCACGCCCGCGGCGATGGGCATTCACATCTCGACGGCGGTTTCGCTGATGACCGACATCCCGCTGACGGTCATCCGGAAGCGTGAGTACGGACTCGAAGACGAGGTCGCGATCTCTCAGCAGACCGGCTACTCGGAAAACGAGATGTACATCAACGACGTCCGCGAGGGCGAGCGCGTGCTCGTCATCGACGACGTGCTCTCGACGGGCGGGACGCTCGCAGCAGTGCTCACCGCACTGGACGACATCGGCGCGGAGGTCATCGACACTGTCGCTGTCATCAAGAAAGTCGGCGGGGAGAACAAGGTCGACGACGCCGGCTACGACGTCAAGACATTGATCAACGTCGATGTCGTCGATGGCGAGGTCGTCATCATCGACGAGGAAGGCGATTCGTAA
- a CDS encoding FAD-binding protein: protein MRDVCIVGGGTAGLAASIFTARAGLDTLVISEGPSPSSSRTQSGDDGGESILARNASLENYPGFPDGVDARRYLQLTREQARNAGAGFELGRVTRAEPVDETDLEAGFVLETDGGDPIETRRVIAASWSDSEYLVPLDVGRIQRGSKHFVDTDDAGRTTVDGVYAAGRLADEPHQAIVAAGHGAKVGLAVIHDSDANFYHDWVVPAGYFTGRGREVPPGCEEIDDAERRERDEQARTRMLEAFAEPLDEVPTMHPSVEDD, encoded by the coding sequence ATGCGAGACGTTTGCATCGTCGGAGGGGGCACCGCCGGCCTCGCCGCGTCGATTTTCACCGCTCGCGCGGGACTAGACACCCTCGTCATCAGCGAGGGACCAAGTCCCTCGAGCAGCCGGACGCAGTCCGGCGACGACGGGGGCGAATCGATCCTCGCGCGCAACGCCAGCCTCGAGAACTACCCCGGCTTTCCGGACGGCGTCGACGCCCGTCGATACCTGCAACTGACCCGCGAACAGGCTCGCAACGCCGGTGCCGGGTTCGAGCTCGGGCGCGTGACGCGTGCTGAACCGGTCGACGAGACGGATCTCGAGGCGGGCTTCGTCCTCGAGACGGATGGCGGCGACCCGATCGAAACACGGCGCGTGATCGCGGCCTCGTGGTCGGACAGCGAGTATCTCGTGCCACTGGACGTGGGCCGGATCCAGCGCGGGAGCAAACACTTCGTCGATACCGACGACGCCGGTCGGACGACCGTCGACGGCGTCTACGCCGCGGGCCGCCTCGCGGACGAACCCCATCAGGCGATCGTGGCAGCGGGCCACGGCGCGAAAGTCGGGCTCGCCGTGATCCATGACTCGGACGCGAACTTCTATCACGACTGGGTCGTCCCCGCGGGCTACTTTACCGGCCGCGGCCGCGAGGTACCGCCGGGCTGTGAGGAGATCGACGACGCGGAACGACGCGAGCGTGACGAACAGGCGCGAACGCGCATGCTCGAGGCCTTCGCGGAACCGTTAGACGAGGTGCCGACGATGCACCCGAGCGTCGAGGACGACTGA
- the coaBC gene encoding bifunctional phosphopantothenoylcysteine decarboxylase/phosphopantothenate--cysteine ligase CoaBC, whose protein sequence is MLEGVNVALGVTGSIAAVKTVELAHELRRQGATVRGVMTGSAQGIIHPWAVEFATDNDVVTEITGSVEHVDLCGYDGWADVLLIAPATANTVGKIAGAVDDTPVTTCATTALGADTPVVIAPAMHEPMYDHPGVLEAIDTVADWGVDFVDPRIEEGKAKIASEEAIVCDVARAAGDRPLAGEHVVVTSGATSEAIDPVRVITNRSSGKMGRAVAQACYVRGADVTLVHDGPDVPYATVQQVESAAEMLAATREACADADTLVSVAAISDYTVEASDEKLRSGTDLTLELEPTPKLIDEIRAEYPELPIIGFKTETSGDEGAMIEQARGTLERAGLAFVVANDASVMGSETTRALLVHADDAARYEGTKAGLGGEIADSIAAMLGAGSTES, encoded by the coding sequence ATGCTCGAGGGAGTCAACGTCGCGCTCGGAGTGACGGGGTCGATCGCGGCCGTCAAGACGGTCGAACTGGCCCACGAGTTGCGACGCCAGGGTGCCACAGTTCGCGGGGTGATGACCGGCAGTGCCCAGGGGATCATCCACCCCTGGGCCGTCGAGTTCGCCACTGACAACGACGTGGTCACGGAGATCACGGGCAGCGTCGAACACGTCGACCTCTGTGGGTACGACGGCTGGGCCGACGTCTTGCTCATCGCGCCGGCGACGGCCAACACCGTCGGCAAGATCGCCGGTGCCGTCGACGACACACCCGTGACGACGTGTGCGACGACCGCACTCGGCGCGGACACGCCGGTCGTGATCGCCCCCGCGATGCACGAACCGATGTACGACCACCCCGGCGTGCTCGAGGCGATCGACACCGTCGCCGACTGGGGCGTCGACTTCGTCGATCCGCGCATCGAAGAAGGCAAGGCCAAGATCGCAAGCGAGGAGGCGATCGTCTGTGATGTGGCCCGCGCGGCCGGCGACCGACCGCTCGCGGGCGAGCACGTCGTCGTGACCAGCGGAGCGACAAGCGAGGCGATCGACCCTGTTCGCGTCATCACGAACCGCTCGTCGGGGAAGATGGGCCGTGCGGTCGCACAGGCCTGTTACGTCCGCGGCGCGGACGTGACTCTCGTCCACGATGGTCCCGACGTGCCCTACGCTACAGTCCAGCAGGTCGAAAGCGCCGCGGAGATGCTCGCGGCTACCCGCGAGGCCTGCGCGGATGCCGACACGCTCGTCTCTGTGGCCGCTATCAGCGATTATACTGTCGAGGCGAGCGACGAAAAGCTGCGTTCGGGGACGGATCTCACGCTCGAGCTCGAGCCGACACCGAAGCTCATCGACGAGATCCGCGCCGAGTATCCCGAGCTGCCGATCATCGGCTTCAAGACCGAAACCTCCGGTGACGAGGGGGCGATGATCGAACAGGCTAGAGGGACCTTGGAGCGGGCTGGCCTCGCCTTCGTCGTCGCCAACGACGCGAGCGTGATGGGATCGGAGACGACACGCGCCCTGCTCGTCCACGCGGACGACGCCGCTCGCTACGAGGGGACGAAAGCTGGGTTGGGCGGCGAAATCGCCGACTCGATCGCAGCGATGCTCGGAGCCGGCTCGACAGAGAGCTAA
- a CDS encoding ABC transporter permease gives MSLGRYVSRRLAVTVPVLVGVSALTFLFVHLLPGDAVDAIVGFRDVSPATEAAIRAEYHLDQPVWNQYLLWVRDAVTLEFGESPVTGRNVTATIGSRLPATLALGGAAWLLALAIGIPAGIVTAVKAGEPADELGRVAALAGIATPNFWLGLILLFVFSVRLGWVRVIPPDAPLASIATAKFLVLPTITLGTAATALVMRLLRSSMRRELDAPYVTTARAKGLPERTVVLKHVLRNALLPVVTIAGLQLAFLIDGAVVVEGIFSWPGMGRLLVRSILRRDYPLIQAIVLLIAVAIVLANLLVDVVYAILDPRIRY, from the coding sequence ATGTCGCTCGGTCGATACGTGAGTCGGCGGCTGGCGGTCACAGTGCCGGTCTTAGTCGGCGTTAGCGCACTTACGTTTTTGTTCGTCCACCTGCTTCCGGGTGACGCGGTCGACGCGATCGTCGGCTTCCGAGACGTCAGCCCCGCGACCGAAGCGGCGATCCGAGCCGAGTATCACCTCGATCAGCCGGTCTGGAACCAGTACCTGTTGTGGGTGCGTGATGCGGTCACCCTCGAGTTCGGCGAGTCGCCGGTCACCGGTCGCAACGTGACGGCGACGATCGGCAGCCGACTCCCGGCGACGCTGGCACTCGGCGGGGCGGCGTGGCTACTCGCGCTCGCGATCGGAATCCCGGCTGGGATCGTCACTGCCGTCAAGGCTGGCGAACCGGCTGACGAACTCGGGCGAGTCGCTGCGCTGGCCGGCATTGCGACACCGAACTTCTGGCTCGGTCTCATCCTGTTGTTCGTCTTCAGCGTTCGGCTCGGCTGGGTTCGGGTTATCCCACCGGACGCACCGCTCGCAAGTATTGCGACGGCGAAGTTCCTCGTGTTACCGACGATCACGCTGGGGACCGCCGCGACTGCGCTCGTCATGCGCTTGCTCCGATCGTCGATGCGACGGGAGCTCGATGCGCCATACGTCACGACCGCGCGTGCGAAGGGGCTCCCGGAGCGAACGGTGGTCCTGAAACACGTCCTGCGAAACGCCTTGCTACCGGTCGTCACCATCGCCGGCCTCCAGCTTGCGTTCTTGATCGACGGTGCCGTCGTCGTCGAGGGGATTTTCTCCTGGCCGGGGATGGGACGGCTGCTAGTGCGGTCGATTCTCCGACGGGACTACCCCCTCATTCAGGCGATCGTCCTGCTCATCGCCGTCGCGATCGTCCTCGCGAACTTACTCGTCGATGTCGTCTACGCGATCCTCGACCCACGCATTCGATACTGA
- a CDS encoding DUF2061 domain-containing protein produces the protein MAHSTDDPSRPLQARKRAVIKTLGYRLLMVAITIVVAWAVIGDARAAIDIGLVANVVKTGTYYGYERLWDRISWGVFA, from the coding sequence ATGGCCCACTCGACAGACGATCCATCCCGACCGCTTCAGGCGCGAAAGCGGGCGGTGATCAAGACGCTGGGCTATCGGCTCCTGATGGTCGCGATCACGATCGTCGTCGCCTGGGCCGTCATCGGCGACGCCCGGGCTGCGATCGATATCGGGCTCGTCGCCAACGTGGTCAAGACCGGTACCTACTATGGCTACGAACGGCTCTGGGATCGCATCTCGTGGGGGGTGTTCGCCTGA
- a CDS encoding competence/damage-inducible protein A, with protein sequence MEVAILTVGDEVLAGDIANTNAQWLAARLTDSGATVDRILTIPDDRDRIAATISEWTTTLDAVIVTGGLGGTHDDVTADALADAFDRELVVDEAVRQDVIETVAAYRDLDPETVTAEELDFDVDAWAALPAGSRPLRNPEGLCPGCVLESVYAFPGVPAEMQALFEQVAAEFDGETISRVAYTPQPEGTMAEAIDGVREHFDVTIGSYPAMERRNRLKVTGTDPATVDAALEWLAERIDLVAEE encoded by the coding sequence ATGGAGGTCGCCATCCTCACCGTCGGCGATGAAGTACTCGCCGGGGATATCGCGAACACGAACGCGCAGTGGCTCGCGGCCCGGCTGACCGACAGCGGCGCGACCGTCGACCGAATCCTGACGATCCCGGACGACCGCGACCGCATCGCGGCGACGATCAGCGAGTGGACAACCACCTTGGACGCCGTGATCGTGACTGGTGGCCTCGGCGGCACCCACGACGACGTCACCGCCGACGCGCTCGCAGACGCGTTCGACCGCGAGCTGGTCGTCGACGAGGCCGTCCGGCAGGACGTCATCGAGACCGTCGCGGCGTACCGAGACCTCGACCCCGAGACGGTTACGGCCGAAGAACTCGACTTCGACGTCGACGCGTGGGCGGCGCTACCCGCGGGGAGCCGTCCGCTACGCAATCCGGAGGGGCTGTGCCCCGGCTGTGTCCTCGAGAGCGTCTACGCGTTCCCGGGCGTGCCAGCGGAGATGCAGGCGTTGTTCGAGCAGGTCGCCGCGGAGTTCGATGGCGAGACGATCTCGCGGGTCGCGTACACGCCCCAGCCGGAGGGGACGATGGCCGAGGCCATCGACGGCGTTCGAGAACACTTCGACGTGACGATCGGCAGCTATCCGGCGATGGAGCGACGAAATCGCCTGAAGGTGACCGGCACTGATCCCGCAACCGTTGACGCGGCCCTCGAGTGGCTGGCCGAACGGATCGACCTCGTGGCCGAGGAGTAG
- a CDS encoding ABC transporter substrate-binding protein: MAENSVGANERNRLRRRSFLTRAGAVGVAGLAGCLSFDSATADGPAEELIEEGFATADIEPPFETTIAITQDQERNRVAQLLQSTLNGTDFFDVEIESRDFGSHIESMLSAADTEENAIFVSSWTGGWDPSNYVAMLFHSENQTPNGLNVGHYENETVDEYIDAGLTETDSDDRVEIYRNLQQELVADSPASFVRFREATHVWDGDVVSDWQTYPLQPGSYYAVYAPWAGVYTDLEDETEFVGDLGSDVSNYDPVKINGTVSSQATALVYEQLVGVDFDGEVQPMLATDWEQRDATTYRFSLREGVQFHNGEKLTATHVKRSFQRYEGTTRESDVYDWYESSTIIDDHTIEINCKREYGPFETALFNVAIVPLAAIDGELDLQEEPIGTGPYRFVEHESGNHWRLRRFDDHWFTGDEAVPATAPIETITLEIITEQSSRQAALERGDLHFSYNLPSASLADFERDDAYGVGRRVSGGFDMILYPCYLPPFSEPSVRRGCNMLIPRERILENVYHEIGQVAYTPISPLLEDYAGESFQQEIADEYVRPN; encoded by the coding sequence ATGGCAGAGAATAGTGTCGGGGCAAATGAACGCAATCGGTTGCGGCGGCGTTCATTCCTGACGCGTGCAGGTGCTGTCGGGGTGGCAGGGCTGGCGGGCTGTCTCAGCTTCGATAGCGCCACGGCCGACGGCCCGGCCGAGGAACTGATCGAGGAGGGGTTTGCCACGGCGGACATCGAGCCACCGTTCGAAACGACGATCGCCATCACGCAGGACCAAGAGCGAAATCGAGTCGCACAGCTCCTCCAGAGCACGCTCAACGGAACCGACTTTTTTGATGTCGAGATCGAATCGCGCGACTTCGGCTCACACATCGAGTCGATGCTTTCTGCGGCCGACACGGAGGAAAACGCCATCTTCGTTTCGAGCTGGACCGGCGGCTGGGACCCGAGCAACTACGTCGCCATGCTCTTTCACTCGGAGAACCAGACGCCAAACGGGCTCAACGTCGGCCACTACGAAAACGAAACCGTCGACGAGTACATCGACGCCGGACTCACCGAGACCGACTCCGACGACCGTGTCGAGATTTATCGGAATCTCCAACAAGAACTGGTTGCAGACTCGCCAGCGTCGTTCGTCCGGTTTCGCGAGGCCACCCACGTCTGGGATGGCGATGTCGTCAGCGACTGGCAGACGTACCCGCTGCAGCCGGGCTCGTACTACGCGGTGTACGCCCCCTGGGCTGGCGTCTACACCGATCTCGAGGACGAAACTGAGTTCGTCGGCGATCTCGGCAGCGATGTCTCCAACTACGACCCTGTCAAGATAAACGGTACCGTCTCGAGTCAGGCGACAGCGCTCGTCTACGAGCAACTCGTCGGTGTCGACTTCGATGGCGAGGTCCAGCCGATGCTCGCGACCGACTGGGAGCAACGCGACGCGACGACGTATCGATTCTCCCTCCGCGAAGGCGTCCAGTTTCACAACGGCGAGAAACTTACCGCCACCCACGTCAAGCGCTCGTTCCAACGCTACGAGGGAACGACACGGGAGAGCGACGTCTACGACTGGTACGAGAGCAGTACGATCATCGACGACCACACGATCGAGATCAACTGCAAGCGGGAGTACGGCCCGTTCGAGACAGCACTGTTCAACGTCGCGATCGTCCCGCTGGCCGCGATCGACGGCGAACTCGATCTTCAGGAAGAACCGATCGGGACCGGCCCGTATCGGTTCGTCGAACACGAGTCCGGCAACCACTGGCGACTGCGCCGATTCGACGACCACTGGTTTACAGGCGACGAGGCGGTCCCCGCGACCGCGCCGATCGAAACCATCACGCTCGAGATCATCACAGAGCAATCGTCCCGACAGGCAGCGCTCGAGCGCGGTGACCTTCATTTCAGTTACAACCTGCCGTCGGCGAGTCTCGCCGACTTCGAACGCGACGACGCATATGGCGTCGGTCGTCGTGTCAGTGGCGGCTTCGACATGATTCTCTACCCCTGCTATCTCCCACCGTTTTCCGAGCCGTCCGTTCGCCGCGGCTGTAACATGTTGATTCCACGCGAGCGCATCCTCGAGAACGTCTATCACGAGATCGGACAGGTGGCATATACGCCAATCTCGCCGCTGCTCGAGGACTACGCGGGCGAATCGTTTCAGCAAGAAATCGCAGACGAGTACGTTCGTCCCAACTGA
- a CDS encoding ABC transporter ATP-binding protein: MALLEVEDLVVQFYTEDGVVRAVDGISYEIRAGETVGLVGESGAGKSAASRALLRLLDGAGEIVAGEIRFRGREVRELSSDDLRAIRGNEIAMVFQDAGAALNPVYTVGEQIAETIRAHEDVTDREARDRTIGHLERVGIPKPATRYSDYPHEFSGGMQQRAVIAMALSCDPALLICDEPTTGLDVTVQAGILELLAKLAAESETAVQLVTHDLGVVAELCDRVLVQYAGELVERAPVDELYYDPKHPYTVGLLAATPRLGDDRARLPTIPGTTPDLVDPPTGCRFHPRCPYAEDCCARQRPALVEPATGRPTDGDPDTHAAACLEYTGDLETGLDYEVKIRDDADSNCRDRKQQGEPR; the protein is encoded by the coding sequence ATGGCGCTGCTCGAGGTCGAAGATCTGGTCGTTCAGTTCTACACCGAGGACGGTGTGGTCCGAGCAGTCGACGGCATCAGTTACGAGATCCGCGCCGGCGAGACGGTCGGGCTGGTCGGCGAAAGCGGTGCCGGCAAAAGCGCCGCGAGCCGCGCGTTGCTCCGCCTGCTCGACGGGGCTGGCGAGATCGTCGCCGGCGAGATCCGTTTTCGCGGTCGCGAGGTTCGCGAACTCTCGAGCGACGATCTCCGGGCGATCCGGGGCAACGAAATCGCGATGGTCTTTCAGGACGCCGGCGCGGCACTCAACCCCGTCTACACCGTCGGCGAACAGATCGCCGAGACGATCCGCGCCCACGAGGACGTCACCGACCGCGAGGCCCGCGATCGGACGATCGGCCACCTTGAGCGCGTTGGTATCCCAAAGCCGGCCACACGATATTCGGACTACCCCCACGAGTTCTCCGGCGGGATGCAACAGCGGGCCGTCATCGCGATGGCGCTGTCCTGTGATCCCGCGTTGCTCATCTGCGACGAGCCGACGACCGGCCTCGACGTGACGGTACAGGCCGGAATCCTCGAGTTGCTCGCGAAGCTCGCAGCGGAGTCCGAGACGGCAGTCCAGTTGGTCACTCACGACCTCGGCGTCGTCGCCGAACTCTGCGATCGGGTGCTGGTCCAGTACGCCGGCGAACTCGTCGAGCGCGCGCCGGTCGACGAACTGTACTACGACCCCAAACACCCCTACACCGTCGGGCTGTTGGCCGCGACGCCGCGACTCGGAGACGACCGCGCGCGCCTGCCAACGATTCCGGGAACGACCCCCGATCTCGTGGACCCGCCGACAGGCTGTCGGTTCCACCCCCGCTGTCCGTACGCGGAAGACTGCTGTGCCAGACAGCGGCCAGCGCTGGTCGAACCGGCGACGGGTCGTCCGACCGACGGCGACCCCGACACCCACGCCGCCGCCTGCCTCGAGTACACCGGTGATCTCGAGACTGGCTTAGACTACGAGGTGAAAATACGGGACGATGCGGACAGTAACTGTCGTGACCGGAAACAGCAGGGTGAGCCGCGATGA